GGTCACCAATCCGGTGTACAGACAAATGGCTGAGTCGGCATTGATTAATTTTTCATCATTCATTTCAGCTGCCAGTCGATAGATCATTTCTGCGGTTGAACTGGCATCGCTATCTACGAAGTACTGATTGGCAAAGTCGTCAGGATCCTGATGGTGATCAATCACGTATTTTGGCTTGTCTGATTTCATCACCATCTCCTGAAAAGCACCCATGCGGGAAGGATGGTTAAAATCAAGACAAAAAATGAGATTACAATCTTTTATGGCTTTTTCAGCTTTGTGAGGTTGGTGGTCGCAATCGATGATTTGATCACAAGCGGGCAACCACTTCAAGAATTTCGGAAAATTATCAGGAGCTACAACCACGGCTTCCACCCCTTTCTGTTTTAGAAAGTGATAAAATCCAAGTGAAGAGCCTATTGCGTCCCCATCAGGGCCTTTGTGCATTGTGATAAGCACTTTTGGCTTTTGTTCTAAAAGGCTTTTGAGCTCTGCGGGATCAACTTTATTTAACATGGCTGCAAAGGTAATGACCTTACGCTTAAACGTACTCTTTTACCCAAGGGAATAGTCGATCAATCCACTCGTCAGAATTTTCAACCAGGAAATCTAAAAAGGCCTGAGTAGCAGGGGTATGCTTTTTTCCTTTGAGCCAAACCAAACTCCACTGCCCTTTTAGCGGAAGCTTGGAGTGATTGATGATTTGAAGTTCGTTGTGTTGAAGCTCTAATCGCGTGCTATAAATGGAAAGAAATGAAACACCAAAACCAGCGAGAATGAGCTGCTTTACTGCTTCATTCGTCACGAGCTCCATGCTAATATCGGGTTCAACACCTTCTTGGTGGAGAAATCTATCCATTCTTTTTCTCGTTCCCGATCCTCTTTCGCGATAAATGAATGGAAGCTTCTTTAGATGTTTCGCAGTCAATTTTCCTTTCGGAAGCTCAAAGTCCACAGGGTTAGCGGGACCTGCCAGGATTAATGGATTTGGCAAAAAATCAATTTTACTGTAAGAATCAAGAGAAGTACTTGAAGTAGCAATCATAAAATCTGCTTGGTAGTCCAATAGTGCAGCTTCACTTTCGCCTCTCTTGGATACATCCAGAGATATTTTGACTTCGGGATAAGCCTTTTTGAA
This region of Cryomorphaceae bacterium 1068 genomic DNA includes:
- a CDS encoding bifunctional oligoribonuclease/PAP phosphatase NrnA yields the protein MLNKVDPAELKSLLEQKPKVLITMHKGPDGDAIGSSLGFYHFLKQKGVEAVVVAPDNFPKFLKWLPACDQIIDCDHQPHKAEKAIKDCNLIFCLDFNHPSRMGAFQEMVMKSDKPKYVIDHHQDPDDFANQYFVDSDASSTAEMIYRLAAEMNDEKLINADSAICLYTGLVTDTGSFRFSSVTPEVMRIAATLMSTGIDHVRVYNEVYDNSSLDQLRLRGYALSEKTVVIGETGAAYISLSEEELERFNYHSGDTEGLVNYALSIEGIHVAGFFYERDGYIKLSLRSKGKVEVNKIASALFQGGGHKMAAGGRSDLSLAETIAKFEAVAKAGFQLEAIDL
- a CDS encoding LysR family transcriptional regulator → MNFTLHQLKVFLKVAERDSVTEAAADLHLTQPAVSSQLKLLQTQVGLPLTEVIGRKIHITETGREFAELAKEILKKTEELDERMTTKKGKVSGKLKLSVVSTGKYFVPPILAEFKKAYPEVKISLDVSKRGESEAALLDYQADFMIATSSTSLDSYSKIDFLPNPLILAGPANPVDFELPKGKLTAKHLKKLPFIYRERGSGTRKRMDRFLHQEGVEPDISMELVTNEAVKQLILAGFGVSFLSIYSTRLELQHNELQIINHSKLPLKGQWSLVWLKGKKHTPATQAFLDFLVENSDEWIDRLFPWVKEYV